The genomic window ATCAGGTGCTTGAGCAGCACACTCTTGCCCTCCCCGCTCCGCCCCAGGATAACGGTGATCCGGCCGGCGGGAATCTTGAGGCTCACCCCGCGGAGAACGCGGTTTTCCCCAAAAGATTTCTCCAGCCCCTCAATCTCAATCTTCGTTTCGCCCGGCACGTTGCTATCCCTCAATCGACCTTCACGCCCCGCCTAAAAAACGCTCGCCCACCACTTCCCCGCGCGCCACAAACACGCGGGGAACGCGGGCGCTCACGCTGCAGAGGATCTCATAGCTGATTGTGTGGGCGCGCGCGGCCAGCTCCTCCGCCGGGATGCGCTCCCCCTTGTCCGCTCCCAACAGCGTCGCCGCATCGCCCGCCGCCACCCCCTCGATGTGGGTCACATCCAGCGCCAGCATGTCCATCGAGACCCGCCCGGCCAGCGGTGCACGCCGCCCCCGGACGATGCCGTCCGCCCGGTTCGAGAGAATCCGCAGATAACCATCGGCGTAGCCCACCGAGACGACCGCGATCCGGCCCGGACTCCGGCGCCGGTAGGTGGCCCCATAGCCGACCGGGGCGCCGGCGGCAACTTCCTTCACCTGAATCACGGCCCCCTTCCAAGTCATCACCGGCCGAAGAGAAACCCCCTCCGCCCCGGCGGGCGGGCAGCCGTAAAGAGCGATGCCTGGCCGCACCCATCCACCCGGCGCATCCGGGTAGAGGAGCGCCCCCGCGCTGTTCGCACAGTGCATCTCCGGCGGGCAGAGCCCCTTCGCCCGCAGATCATCGGCCAGTTCCCGAAACGCATCGAACTGCACCCGGGTCGGCGCCTCTCCCTCCTCCTCGTCCGCCACGGCGAGATGGCTCATCAGGCTGGCCACCTCGATCCCCGCCTCCCTTTTCGCCATCTGAATGAAATCAGCCGCCTCCGCGGGCGCGATCCCCAGGCGTCCCATCCCCGT from bacterium includes these protein-coding regions:
- the alr gene encoding alanine racemase, yielding TGMGRLGIAPAEAADFIQMAKREAGIEVASLMSHLAVADEEEGEAPTRVQFDAFRELADDLRAKGLCPPEMHCANSAGALLYPDAPGGWVRPGIALYGCPPAGAEGVSLRPVMTWKGAVIQVKEVAAGAPVGYGATYRRRSPGRIAVVSVGYADGYLRILSNRADGIVRGRRAPLAGRVSMDMLALDVTHIEGVAAGDAATLLGADKGERIPAEELAARAHTISYEILCSVSARVPRVFVARGEVVGERFLGGA